In Helianthus annuus cultivar XRQ/B chromosome 9, HanXRQr2.0-SUNRISE, whole genome shotgun sequence, the following are encoded in one genomic region:
- the LOC110865983 gene encoding beta-xylosidase/alpha-L-arabinofuranosidase 2 produces MTLHEKAGSIVSAADKIDRLGIPSYGWWSEALHGVSDTGPATWFDKNVVPGATSYPQVILTAASFNESLFYTIAKVVSDEARAMYNTGVAGLTYWSPNVNIYRDPRWGRGQETPGEDPVLTSRFGVAYVKGLQETGDHDKDRLKLGACCKHYTAYDLDNWTSVDRFHFNAIVTKQDLEDTYNPPFKSCVFDANVASIMCSFNKLNGKPTCGDKELLQDTVRGKWKLNGYISSDCDSLEVMFNDQKWEKTPEQVAADALNAGLDLNCGDSLKKFTEKAVKDGLVNESAVDRAVTNNFVTLMRLGFFDGNPSKQIFGKLGKKDICTKANQDLAREAARQGIVLLKNSLGSLPLVPSYIKTLAVIGPNANATKTMIGNYAGVPCKYTTPLQGLSDSVKTMYEPGCTDVKCTSTHMFENATKAAATADAVVLVMGTDLSIEHEALDRIEIDLPGQQNLLVSEVAYAARGPVILVIMSGGGIDVTFAKCNPKITSILWVGFPGQEGGGALADVIYGRYNPGGRLPMTWYPRSYADNVAMTNMNMRADPSTSYPGRSYRFYRGETVYPFGYGLSYSLYVHHLIKAPTHLQIPINKAHTSFSATDGVCNKLTFDVDIIVTNIGKMNGSHTVLLYSYPPQVIHNSPHKQLLDFKKVQLGPWNHTSVSFKIDVCKQMSVVDKDGNRKVALGRHVLQIGDLKHNISLKV; encoded by the exons ATGACATTGCACGAAAAGGCGGGGAGTATAGTGAGTGCAGCGGATAAGATTGACCGCCTTGGGATACCGTCCTACGGGTGGTGGTCAGAGGCTTTGCATGGTGTTTCGGACACCGGACCGGCTACTTGGTTCGATAAAAATGTTGTTCCGGGAGCCACTAGTTACCCTCAAGTCATCCTCACTGCAGCCTCATTCAATGAATCTCTATTTTATACCATAGCAAAG GTTGTTTCGGATGAAGCTAGAGCAATGTACAACACTGGTGTAGCAGGACTAACATATTGGTCACCAAATGTGAACATATACCGAGATCCAAGATGGGGAAGAGGGCAAGAAACACCCGGAGAAGATCCAGTGCTAACGAGCCGATTTGGAGTAGCTTATGTTAAAGGTTTACAAGAAACCGGTGACCACGATAAAGATCGACTCAAACTTGGAGCTTGTTGTAAACATTACACGGCCTATGATCTTGATAACTGGACTAGTGTCGACAGGTTCCATTTCAATGCAATt GTGACAAAGCAAGATTTGGAGGATACATATAACCCTCCATTCAAAAGCTGTGTTTTTGATGCAAATGTTGCAAGTATTATGTGTTCTTTCAATAAACTTAATGGCAAACCGACTTGTGGTGATAAAGAGCTTTTGCAAGATACCGTTCGAGGCAAATGGAAGTTAAACGG ATACATTAGTTCTGATTGTGATTCATTAGAAGTCATGTTCAATGACCAAAAATGGGAGAAAACACCGGAGCAAGTTGCAGCTGATGCGCTGAACGCAGGGTTGGATCTCAACTGTGGGGATTCACTAAAGAAGTTCACTGAAAAAGCTGTTAAAGACGGTCTAGTGAACGAATCAGCAGTGGATCGGGCTGTTACAAATAACTTTGTGACACTGATGAGGCTCGGCTTCTTTGATGGTAACCCGAGCAAACAAATATTTGGGAAGTTAGGCAAGAAAGACATATGCACCAAGGCTAACCAAGACCTAGCCCGTGAAGCGGCCCGACAAGGCATTGTGTTGCTTAAGAATAGTTTAGGGTCCTTACCCCTTGTTCCTAGTTACATCAAGACTCTAGCGGTAATTGGGCCGAATGCAAATGCAACAAAAACCATGATTGGAAACTATGCAGGAGTTCCATGTAAATACACAACTCCTCTACAAGGGCTATCGGATTCGGTTAAAACCATGTACGAACCTGGGTGCACTGATGTGAAGTGTACATCGACTCACATGTTTGAAAACGCAACGAAGGCGGCTGCAACGGCTGATGCAGTGGTTTTAGTCATGGGAACTGACCTTTCCATAGAGCATGAGGCTTTAGATAGGATCGAAATCGATCTTCCAGGACAACAAAACCTTCTTGTTTCTGAGGTCGCGTATGCTGCTAGAGGACCAGTGATTCTTGTTATAATGTCGGGTGGCGGAATTGATGTCACATTCGCTAAATGTAACCCGAAAATCACTAGCATTTTGTGGGTCGGGTTCCCTGGGCAAGAAGGTGGTGGTGCTCTAGCCGATGTCATTTATGGTCGATATAATCCTG GTGGAAGATTACCGATGACATGGTACCCACGATCGTACGCAGACAACGTTGCCATGACCAACATGAACATGCGAGCAGACCCATCAACCAGCTATCCAGGCCGAAGCTACCGATTCTATCGAGGTGAGACCGTTTACCCCTTCGGCTACGGGCTAAGCTACTCATTATACGTGCATCACCTTATCAAAGCACCTACACACTTACAAATTCCAATAAACAAAGCCCACACATCCTTTAGCGCGACCGACGGCGTTTGTAACAAGTTAACATTCGACGTCGATATCATTGTAACCAACATTGGAAAAATGAACGGAAGCCATACGGTCTTGCTTTACTCATACCCGCCTCAAGTGATCCACAACTCACCTCATAAACAACTCTTGGATTTCAAGAAAGTGCAATTAGGGCCTTGGAATCACACTTCGGTTAGCTTCAAGATCGATGTTTGCAAGCAGATGAGTGTGGTTGATAAAGATGGGAATAGGAAGGTTGCATTAGGGAGACATGTGCTTCAAATAGGAGACcttaaacataacataagtcTTAAGGTTTGA
- the LOC110945096 gene encoding protein mono-ADP-ribosyltransferase PARP4-like, whose protein sequence is MDHSEGMKKSVFGWSMKWNNSLHKTFHFLKIIPSAPYVFFLFHPLLQPSLRTAQPSTVATIHHRCPPLPPPPATVIGHIRLCFHHRSSPTTVAATTTHRRRRRHQPPPLSPPPPTSDAHHFRHPPVTATCHRLRRHQPPPLPSPTRRRCHPSLPLPPPTTTDGRRHPPVTATHRRCHHLSTPTITATHRRHHHLSPPTVTPTDHHPPPSLTAVVGCVL, encoded by the coding sequence atggatcattccgAAGGAATGAAGAAAagtgtgtttggttggtcaatgaaATGGAATAACTCATTACATAAGACATTTCATttcctcaaaatcattccatccgcCCCCTATGTTTTCTTTTTATTCCATCCACTCTTACAACCTTCATTAAGAACAGCACAACCTAGTACCGTTGCCACCATCCACCACCGATGCCCACCACTGCCGCCACCACCCGCCACTGTTATCGGTCACATCCGCCTCTGCTTCCACCACCGCTCGTCGCCCACCACCGTTGctgccaccaccactcaccgTCGCCGTCGCCGTCACCAACCACCACCGTTGTCGCCACCGCCACCCACCTCCGACGCCCACCACTTTCGCCACCCACCAGTCACTGCCACATGCCATCGCCTCCGCCGCCACCAACCACCGCCGCTGCCGTCACCCACCCGCCGTCGTTGCCACCCATCGCTGCCTCTACCGCCACCAACCACCACTGATGGTCGCCGCCACCCACCCGTCACCGCCACCCATCGCCGCTGCCACCACCTATCAACACCCACAATCACCGCCACCCATCGTCGCCACcaccacctatcaccacccacaGTAACCCCCACcgaccaccacccaccaccatcactcaCCGCCGTTGTTGGTTGTGTTTTATAA
- the LOC110865985 gene encoding F-box/kelch-repeat protein At1g22040: protein MRRSESFHVPRKTSSRVWDDDPRLIPGLPDETSLQILARIPRIRYLSLKAVSRSWKAAVTSPEIYNIRKQLGTTEEWVYIVMNKGLDGRFLHALDPISKTWQRLPPVIPNRSCKIEHRTCAFAAVDGCLYMLGGVSGCSSLTSVWKYDPVSNSWSAANPMSVGRAYFETGVLNNKLFVVGGISFSRVGGDNLYSETPLQSAEVFDPEIGLWSDIPSMPCSKANPTAFLEGSHDLVRIGLASYRGKLYVPQRFSSVGGGEVYDPETNLWMDMPTGMAEGWPPCFGTNQSVIVDGDLYALYRGLSSEDAKVYLYNHHDASWKVVVGYVPLHDKSRYMLMGLLGKLHVVTEDDNDNIIVMRADKRDDSTASLDERDSESVTTSESYIWNVIASRNFGFGILEGCQSLDI from the coding sequence ATGAGACGCTCTGAATCATTTCATGTTCCACGTAAGACATCATCACGTGTTTGGGATGATGACCCTCGATTGATTCCCGGCCTTCCTGATGAAACCTCTCTTCAGATTCTTGCTAGAATTCCCAGAATTCGATATTTGAGTTTGAAGGCCGTATCGCGCTCCTGGAAAGCTGCAGTAACAAGCCCTGAAATATACAACATCAGGAAACAATTAGGCACCACGGAGGAATGGGTCTACATTGTGATGAATAAGGGGCTTGATGGACGTTTCTTGCACGCGTTGGACCCCATTTCTAAAACATGGCAAAGATTGCCACCTGTTATTCCTAATCGAAGTTGTAAGATCGAGCATCGTACTTGTGCTTTTGCAGCTGTTGATGGCTGCCTATACATGCTAGGAGGGGTGTCTGGATGTTCTAGTTTGACCAGTGTCTGGAAATACGACCCGGTTTCAAATTCTTGGAGTGCAGCAAACCCCATGTCTGTTGGTAGAGCTTATTTTGAAACCGGAGTGTTAAACAATAAACTGTTTGTCGTTGGCGGCATTAGCTTTAGTCGTGTTGGTGGTGATAATCTTTATAGTGAAACCCCGCTACAGTCAGCAGAGGTTTTTGATCCCGAAATCGGGTTGTGGTCGGATATACCAAGCATGCCATGTTCAAAAGCAAACCCAACTGCGTTTTTAGAAGGTTCGCATGACTTGGTTAGAATAGGATTGGCTTCTTACAGAGGAAAACTATATGTTCCTCAGAGGTTTTCCtctgttggtggtggtgaagtttatgatcctgaaacaaatttaTGGATGGATATGCCAACGGGCATGGCTGAAGGTTGGCCCCCCTGCTTCGGCACCAATCAGAGTGTGATTGTTGATGGTGATCTGTATGCACTTTATCGTGGACTTTCTTCTGAAGATGCAAAAGTATATCTTTATAATCATCACGATGCTTCTTGGAAAGTGGTTGTAGGATACGTGCCTTTACATGACAAATCACGATATATGCTCATGGGTTTACTTGGGAAGCTTCATGTGGTCACTGAAGACGATAATGATAACATTATAGTAATGCGGGCTGATAAACGAGATGATTCGACTGCATCATTAGATGAAAGAGATTCTGAATCAGTGACGACTTCTGAGTCATATATCTGGAATGTGATTGCTTCCCGGAATTTTGGTTTTGGCATTCTTGAGGGCTGTCAAAGTCTTGATATATAA
- the LOC110865986 gene encoding pentatricopeptide repeat-containing protein At5g48910, protein MNSTVLQPTTTTHASHPSTFFPDFKHCKTKQHLTQLHAKLIKTGRIRDPLAAAELIRFCALSNPPHQDLQYALQVFDQMPQPNCFSFNTLIRAFSDSNDPLQSLFLFTHMTQYDDVLVKPNKYTFPSVLKACAKLGCLKQGKQVHGLLLKYGLDNDGFVLSNLVRMYVMCGAFNDAVVAFDLSKMSDVMGEVVLWNVMVDGYVRVGDVGNARKMFDEMPQRSVVSWNSMISGYAQHGLFVEALELFREMQRECSVAPNYVTLVSVLPAVSRLGALEIGRWVHFYAGRNGVKVDSVLGSALIDMYSKCGSIDEAVQLFDSLLEKNVITWNSIINGLAIHGRADEALCYFEKMQESGISPSDVTYISVLTACSHAGLVDKGLSIFNKMVQTDGLTPRIEHYGCMVDLLGRAGRLQEAEELMLKMLDEPDDVVLKALLGACKKHGNIEIGERVAKRLLEKDPEDGAPYVALSNMYASLADWDGVMDTRLMMRQNEAKKDPGCSWIEVNGAIHEFVVADESHAKTNYIYMMLDEIKEKLRLVGYKPDTSQVHLRMDDRDKESALQHHSEKIAVAFGLISTTRETTIRVVKNLRICDDCHSTIKLVSRLYRRRIVVRDRKRFHHFENGSCSCMDYW, encoded by the coding sequence ATGAACTCGACGGTTCTGCAACCCACCACCACTACCCACGCATCACACCCATCCACCTTCTTCCCAGACTTCAAACACTGCAAAACAAAGCAACACTTGACTCAACTCCACGCCAAACTCATCAAAACTGGACGCATTCGCGACCCACTTGCAGCAGCCGAACTCATCCGCTTCTGCGCACTCTCTAACCCACCTCACCAAGACCTCCAATACGCCCTCCAAGTGTTCGACCAAATGCCCCAACCAAACTGCTTCTCTTTTAACACCCTCATCAGAGCCTTTTCCGACAGCAACGACCCATTACAATCTTTATTTCTGTTTACCCACATGACCCAATACGACGACGTGTTGGTCAAGCCCAATAAATATACATTCCCATCGGTTCTTAAAGCGTGTGCGAAATTGGGTTGTTTGAAACAAGGGAAGCAGGTTCATGGGCTTTTGTTGAAATATGGGTTGGATAACGATGGGTTTGTGTTGAGTAATTTGGTTAGAATGTATGTCATGTGTGGGGCTTTTAATGATGCTGTTGTGGCGTTTGATTTGAGTAAGATGAGTGATGTGATGGGTGAAGTGGTTTTGTGGAATGTGATGGTGGATGGGTATGTTAGAGTCGGGGATGTTGGGAATGCACGTAagatgtttgatgaaatgcctcaacgAAGTGTGGTGTCTTGGAATTCGATGATTTCGGGGTATGCGCAACACGGGTTGTTTGTGGAGGCGTTGGAGTTGTTTAGGGAGATGCAAAGGGAATGCAGTGTGGCGCCGAATTATGTTACTTTGGTTAGTGTGCTCCCGGCGGTTTCGAGGCTTGGTGCGCTTGAGATTGGGAGGTGGGTGCATTTTTACGCCGGGAGGAATGGGGTTAAGGTTGATTCGGTGCTTGGGTCTGCGTTGATTGATATGTATTCTAAGTGTGGGAGTATTGACGAGGCGGTTCAACTGTTTGATTCATTGTTGGAAAAGAATGTGATCACTTGGAATTCGATAATTAACGGGCTCGCGATCCATGGTCGAGCCGATGAAGCTCTTTGTTATTTCGAAAAGATGCAGGAAAGTGGAATTTCACCGAGTGATGTAACGTATATTAGTGTGTTGACCGCATGTAGCCATGCCGGTTTGGTGGACAAAGGGTTGTCGATATTCAACAAAATGGTTCAAACTGATGGACTGACACCAAGGATCGAGCATTATGGATGTATGGTTGATCTACTTGGGCGGGCGGGCCGACTACAAGAGGCCGAAGAGCTCATGCTCAAAATGCTTGATGAACCGGATGACGTGGTTCTAAAGGCATTACTTGGTGCTTGTAAGAAGCATGGAAACATCGAGATTGGTGAACGTGTAGCGAAGCGTCTTCTTGAGAAAGATCCAGAAGACGGTGCCCCGTATGTAGCCCTGTCCAACATGTACGCCTCTTTGGCGGACTGGGACGGGGTTATGGACACGAGGTTGATGATGAGGCAAAACGAGGCTAAAAAGGACCCCGGGTGTAGTTGGATTGAGGTTAATGGTGCGATTCATGAGTTTGTTGTTGCAGATGAATCGCACGCGAAAACAAACTATATTTATATGATGTTGGACGAAATAAAGGAGAAGTTGAGGTTGGTTGGGTACAAGCCCGACACAAGTCAAGTTCACCTTAGGATGGATGATCGCGATAAAGAATCGGCTTTACAACATCATAGTGAGAAGATCGCGGTTGCTTTTGGTTTGATCAGCACGACGCGTGAAACAACAATTAGGGTAGTTAAGAATCTTCGAATATGCGATGACTGTCACTCGACGATTAAACTTGTTTCTAGGTTATACAGGCGTAGAATCGTTGTGAGAGATCGGAAACGATTTCATCATTTTGAAAACGGGTCATGTTCTTGTATGGATTACTGGTAA